The Oncorhynchus masou masou isolate Uvic2021 chromosome 14, UVic_Omas_1.1, whole genome shotgun sequence region tgcctctaaccctaggaagctctttgccaccttctcctccctcctgaatcctcctccccctcccccccctcctccctctctgcagatgacttcgtcaaccattttgaaaagaaggtcgacgacatccgatcctcgtttgctaagtcaaacggcaccgctggttctgctcacactgccctaccctgtgctctgacctctttctcccctctctctccagatgaaatctcgcttcttgtgacggccggccgcccaacaacctgcccgcttgaccctatcccctcctctcttctccagaccatttccggagactttctcccttacctcacctcgctcatcaactcatccctgaccgctggctacgtcccttccgtcttcaagagagcgagagttgcaccccttctgaaaaaacctacactcgatccctccgatgtcaacaactacagaccagtatcccttctttcttttctctccaaaccTCTTGAACGTGCtatccttggccagctctcccgctatctctctcagaatgaccttcttgatccaaatcagtcaggtttcaagactagtcattcaactgagactgctcttctctgtatcacggaggcgctccgcactgctaaagctaactctctctcctctgctctcatccttctagacatatcggctgccttcgatactgtgaaccatcagatcctcctctccaccctctccgagttgggcatctccggcgcggccgacgcttgattgcgtcctacctgacaggtcgctcctatggcgtggtgagaatctgtctcctcaccacgcgctctcaccactggtgtcccccagggctctgttctaggccctctcctattctcgctatacaccatgtcacttggctctgtcataacctcacatggtctctcctatcattgctatgcagacgacacacaattaatcttctcctttccccttctgatgaccaggtggcgaatcgcatctctgcatgtctggcagacatatcagtgtggatgacggatcaccacctcaagctgaacctcggcaagatggagcttctcttcctcccggggaaggactgcccgttccatgatctcgccatcacggttgacaactccattgtgtcctcctcccagagcgctaagaaccttggcgtgatcctggacaacaccctgtcgttctcaactaacatcaaggcggtggcccgttcctgtaggttcatgctctacaacatccgcagagtagaGGTCaagaccctgcctcacacaggaagtggcgcaggtcctaatccaggcacttgtcatctcccgtctggattactgcaactcgctgttggctgggctccctgcctgtgccattaaacccctacaactcatccagaacgccgcagcccgtctggtgttcaaccttcccaagttctcccacgtcaccctgctcctccgctctactggcttccagttgaagctcgcatccgctacaagaccatggtgcttgcctacgtagctgtgaggggaacggcaccgcagtacctccaggctctgatcaggccctacacccaaacaagggcactgcgttcatccacctctggcctgctcgcctccctaccactgaggaagtacagttcccgctcagcccagtcaaaactgttcgctgctctggccccccaatggtggaacaaactccctcacgacgccaggacagcggagtcaatcaccaccttccggagacacctgaaaccccacctctttaaggaatacctagagtcctgtgtggctcagtcggtagagcatggcgcttgcaacgccaagcgtcgtgggttcgattcccactggggccacccatatgtaaaagtagtggccccagccgacttgtaagtcgctttggacaaaagcgtctgctaaatgggatatattacctaggataggataaagtaatccttctcacccccccccccccttaaatgatttagatgcactattgtaaagtggctgttccactggatgtcataaggtgaattcaccaatttgtaagtcgctctggataagagcgtctgccaaatgacttaaatgtaaatgtaaaatcagAGGTCAAGAAACCACTGCGAAAACAAAATCAGTCATGTCTGTTGTTTTAGTCCAGCCCCAGTTATTCATTAACATCACAGGCGATATATTCTCCATGACCAGACAGCGGGGGAAATATCTTCTGGCATGACGCATCCACCCCAGACTGGACTCTGCTGGAAAGTCACCACGGGCCATTGCCTGGAGAAGGGCCATACGTTCGTGGGGTTTGTGATCATACACCTTGCACTGCCATGCTGAAAACAACTACTCAAAGGGGTTGAGAAATGggcaatattttttattttatttaatattttttttaactaggcaagtcagttaagaactaatccttattcacaatgacggcctaataTTGTGGGAGATGGTTATGGAGCCAGTTGCGGACCTGAGAAGACCGATGGAAACTCAACATTGTTCGAAATTGGAACATACATTTGCTGCTCTGGATCACCTGTCACTCTCTGCTCTGGCTGAAAAAGATTGTAATGTAAGGTGTTCAGGAAACTAAGGAGATGGGCAGTGTTGTATGGTCCAagggtggtaatggtggtggagGACCCCGTTGTGGCTCATAGCTGCGCATATTGTGGCATTTCCCCCTTCGCTGGCCAGGTACCTCAATGACGGCCCTTTTACAACACGGGCCCTGCTggtccatcacgactggtctaccgACGTAACAGCACGAGGGGGCTCCAACAGACTTCTTCCGTCACAATGTCCCTCTAAGtcccttctgctagcttgctagccccagcccgctagctgtctgaatcgccgtgtctccagcccgccgagctactcactggacccctatgatccctcagctacgcatgcctctccttaatgacAATATGCCTCGTCCATTTTGCTTAGCGATTATTGCCTTATTTCACTAACCCTTTCGTTCCACCTCCCACACCTGTGGTGACCTCGCCTAGTttaaatgatgtttctagagaaaatatctctctcatcgtcactcaatgcataggtttacctccactgtactcacatcctaccatacctttgtctgtacattatgtctTGAATCTACTCTTCCGTCAATCACCACAttattatcggcagactcaacagtttttggtttctcaaatgactgccttgcctggttcactaacGAACTAACTAAGAATTCAGTGTGTACAATTGGAGGTCCCGTTGTcctgacctctggcagtctctatgggggtgccacagggttcaattctcgggccgactcttttctctgtatacatcaatgatgtcgctcttgctgctggtaattcactgatccacctctacgcagacgacaccattctgtatacttctggcccttctttgggcactgtgctaactaacctccagatgagcttcaatgccattacaactctccttccgtggcctccaactgctcttaaatgcaagtaaaactaaatgcatgctcttcaaacgattgctgcccacacctgcccacctgtccagcatcactagtctggacggttctgactagaatatgtggacaactacaaatacctagaagtctggttagactgtaaactctccttccagactcacattaagcatctccaatccaaaatgtaatatagaatcggcttcctatttcgcaacaaagcatccttcactcatgctgccaaacataccctagtaaaactgactatcctactgatcctcgactttggcaatttcaaaatagcctccaactctctactcagcaaattggatgcagtctatcaaaaTGCCATCCCTTTTGTCAAAGCactatatactacccaccactgtgacctgtatgcactcattggctggccctcgctacgtatgtcgccaaacccactggctccaggtcatctacaagtctttgctaggtaaagccccgccttatctcagctcactggtcaccatagcagcacccacccatagcacgcgctccagcaggtatatttcacttgtcacccacaaagccaattcctcatttggccgcctttccttccagttctctactgccaatgactggaacgaactacaaaaatcactgaagctggagactcatatctccctcactaactttaagcaccagctgtcagagcagctcacagatcactgcacctgtacatagcccatctgtaaatatcccatccaactacctgatccccatactgttatttattttgctcctttgcaccccagtatctttacTTGCACACTTATCTTCTGCACATGTTTAATTATTATGTTGTAATTTATTTCgacactatggcctatttattgccttacctcccttgtcctacctcatttgcacacactgtatacagaatttttctattgtgttattgactgtttgtttgtttatttcatgtgtaactctgtgttgttgtttgtgtcgcactgctttgatttatcttggccaggtcgaagttgtaaatgagaacttgttctcagctggcctacctagttaaaataaaggtgaaataaacatatTTTTAAATGGCGCTTTGACCAATGAtgttccttcctcttctcctcgtctTCGCTAAATTCAATCCAGCCTCATCTATGAATATGAGTTCCTGGGTGATGGGATTTTACATTCAATTCCATTATTCTCTGAAAGGACAGTAAATACAATAATTGCTGTATGGTAAAGTTCACTGGCAATATCAATGAGTCTAATGTTTCAAGAGTGTAATACTAGTACATTACTTGCACATATTCGTACCGTTTATCCTTCACTTCGTACCGTTTATTCCTTTCAAATGGGGCTCTGTAGATCTGTTTCGTCCGAAGATGGTGTTTCTTAAGGATGCGGACAATGGTTGATAAGCTCACtctgatgttatggaagatggcAGGGTTTTCAATAATCTGTTGTTGAATTTCAGTCTCATGGCAGTATTTTCAACTACCATTGGCACAATGGCAGCCTCCTAGATGTCTGTAAATAGATGCGTTCTACCACCACATGGaggtcgtctttcagttctacatAAACAAAatagcatacagtacagtaaacactacagtatacaaGATAATCATGTACAAAGAGGTATATCTCCTTATTTCATACATACAtgaaacattttgttacattgtttCCCCTTACAGTATGTATTGGAACCTACAGTCTTTACTGTGCTTTATGTTGTACTACTGTCAAGCAGTAAGAGTAGTAGAAACGTACTGCAGACATTTGACCTACCTATTCTTATTTTGGAACTTCCGGATGATGGATGTTACGGTGAAGCGGCTCAGATTGGGCTGCACTCTCTGCCCAGCCTTTATTTaggtgattgttagttctcaaagattagGGTTTAGGTGGTGATTATTGAAGAATTATGGAGAAAAAAATCATTTGTAGAAGGACTATGAGAGTCATTTTTGGTGACTTTTCAAAGGACCTTCTACTCCAAAATTAGTGAAAATAAAATGATGTTGACACCGTCTAAAACAGAGAGCACTTACTCTTTTACAAGAGCCGATGCATGGcccatattatcaggcaggtgtgCTATTAGCAATAAGCATTACCATCTTTAGCCCAACTGATGTAACATAACATTGTGTACAGTGCATTGATGGATGTATAAAATGAATGCATGTGACAAAATGAAAATAGGAACATTTATTAAGCTGTATTGACACAAAGTGTACAAAAACAGACAATTTATAGCTTGAAACTCCATGTCAACAGTCCTGTCtttgtctgtccctgtctctgtttctctatccctgtctggagtggcaggtagcctagtggttagagcgttgggccagtaactgaaaggttgctggatagaatccccgagctgacaaggtacaaatctgttgttctgagcaaggcagttaacccactgttcccgagTGCCgcggatgttgattaaggcagccccctgcacctctctgattcagaggggttgggttcaatgcaaaagacacatttcagttgtacaaatgactaggtatcctcctttCTCTGCCCTTGTCTCTAATTCTCTGTCCCTGCCTcagttgttgttgtcattgaCTTGAATCGCAGATGTCACACCTCACTCTTCTTTTTTTGTTGGCCACCTCCTCCTGCGATGGCCCATCTCCTGCCACCCtgcaacatacagttgaagtcgggagtttacatacaccttagccaaaaacatttaaactgaatttttcacaattcctgacatttaatcctagtaaaaagtccctgtctcaggtcagttaggatcaccacttatttcaagaatgtgaaatgtcagaataattagtagagagtgatttatttcagattttatctctttcatcacattcccagtgggtcagaagttcacatacattcaattagtatttggtagcattgcctttaaattgttaaacttgggtcaaatgtttcgggtagccttccacaagcttcccacaataaatggggtgaattttggcccatttctcctgacagagctggtgtaactgagtcaggtttgtaacaAGGTTTGTAACAATTTTTCtatgagattgaggtcagggctttgtgatggccactccaataccttgactttgttgtccttaagccattttgccacaactttatgaagtatgcttggggtcattgtccatttggaagacccatttgtgatcaagctttaacttcctgactgatgtcttgagatgttgcttcgatatatccacatagtataatatatattaagctcatgggaccaacactttacatgttgctttaaAAACAAATGTTCAGTGTTATTAGAGGAGAAGATGGCTCATTAATTATACAGACAAAAACAATGTGTGTTTTGAAAAAAAGGAGACTTCATGAATCATTACTACAAGTATGGAAAAAATAATTATATCAAACTAGCAAGTATAATTGAAACTGAAAAGTGTGATGACATCATCTTTCATTAATGGCACTTGATGTTATATACACATTCCCAATACAAATATTGAATCTGATATTTCCAAATGCACATATATGGTTATTCGTTACAAGGAGTCACAATTATTATCAAATGGACAAATTATGAAAGACCGTCCGGAAGACATGCGAGGGAAAACAATGCCAACAATTGAAGAATGCAGAGTCCATAATGACATGTGCTCATATTTTTGAACAGGAAGTGGGTCTCCCCTTCTGCAGTCCAtttaggtacacacacacatacttcacATACACCACCCACAACATTCATGTTGTCCCGAAAGCCACTCTGGGCTCGTGTGGGTGGAACAGGCTTTGGTTTGTTAACCGTCTGTGTGAGATCGCATGTCCCCTTCTTATTGGagagagagccccatggtggtcGGAGATGGCACAGCATGGGACGTGATCGCTGCATCCCCCCTCCACTACCTCCCCCACCATCCTCCCAGCTTTTAATGTGTCTCTCATCACTCTGTTGACATGCCAGCACTTTCGCCATGTCCATGGTAATGGCTCATTCATGTTTACCTCCTTGAGCAAACATTCCCTGATCTATCCTTTCCCTTTTCTCTTTCAAGACTGTCAAGGGAGTTGTGATTATATAACTTTATGACACATCTCTTGCCTTTGGTTTTGGTATCTTTACAGTAAATCTGTTTGGCATGCATGGAATTTTCAGTGGGATCATCATAGTATTCAGATGATCAAAGAAATAATGTTGAAATTGCAATCAGTTTAATTTCTGATTGTGTGCACCTAAGAGTGCGCCTAAATGTTGAAAGTGGATTGGCTCACAAAGTAAAGTATCCCACTAAGGATGTATACTGTgctaaaatataaatgcaacatgtaaagtgttggtcccatttttcatgagctggAATTAAAGATACCGGAAAtattccatacacacaaaatgcttatttctcactggtgctgaggagtatttctgtctgtaataaaaagCCCTTCTGTGGGGAGAAAtaataattctgattggctgggcctggctccccagtgggtggacctggctcccaagtgggtcgGCCTATGCCTTCACAAGCCACCTTTGGCTGTGCTCTTGCCCAattttgaaatccatagattagagcctaatgaatttatttcaaatgactggTTTCCTTCTGTGAACCGTAACtttgtaaaatatttgaaattgttgcatgctgcgtttatgtttttgttcagtatatatatatatatatatatatacgtgtcAATGCGATAAATGGACGTCATATAAATGACAACACAGGCTACAACTCTGTCAAAATACAATAGGCCTACAATACATATTTTATTTGATCGAAACTCGCCATAAATGGTTTGGATTATTAAGGAAGATGAGTGGAGCCCTAAACAAATTCAATATCTCTTTAAATTGGATTAAGAAAATTATTATTGCCAGATCACCCTGTTTTATATCTACAACAAACAACAATTCGTACTAAAAGTAGCGTTACAGTGAAAATGATCACTTTATTCAGCTATCTATTACTTTTGACTGCTCGATATTATCAGCGTCAACTAGTATGGTATGTCTCCATAATCCTTTGCGTCTCGCAATAGTTGCCAGTCATTCTGCCGACGAGACGAATGTGAGTGTTAAATGGAGTCAAATAACTAACTGCGAATTCTACGTGGTTTATTTTGACCTGGCTTATTGATCGGTAAGTTTATTTGTAACTTGCACATTTAATTTCAGACAGTATGAAAGAGACAACAGCCAAGAGACGCGAGAAACCGAAGGACTCCAAGGCTGAGAAACAGAAGGATGCGGGCCCCGAGCCGCAGGATGTGGAGATGCCGGAGGAGGACTCCGCCACTGCAGAAAAGAAACCCAAAGAACTTGATACCCTCACACTTGAAGGTAGCTAGCTAGGTGGTTAGCTGCGGTTTAACACAAACACGGGAAAGGATACATTCAAACTCAATGTCAGATACGAAATGTTGCAACTGTTTCGGGTTTTTGCTACCTAGCTAACGTCACTGTACCGAATGTTAGTTAGCAAGCTGCTGTTAgtctatgtagctagctagctaatttgccTGTTTTAATTGGCAATACTTTGAAGTGTAACTATCGTTAGAGAATGTAGTTAGCTGACCTAGTTAGTCAAAACATATAGTGACAGGCTAACTGCGTTTAACGTTGGTCTGACTTTTAATTCACTCGCTATATTAGTAACAAGctaggtagctaacgttagctatataGCTATCTGGGTGCCTAACAACGAAATCTCCTAGtcatagctagccagctagctagttaatcaGTTTGCTAGAAATGTTAACTTCAATTTGTGTCAGTTGGAAATCACTTTACTGCCGTAACCTGTCAAAGCAGTACTTTTTATAGTTTTGTATCCAATTGTAGCTACCTAGCTTGACAGGTCGTTGTATttacaaatcttttcagttttgaATTGAGGGAAAGAACTGACATTAGCTGTCagattgtttttttttatcaCTCTTCCATAAGTCCCTCCTTATGACCTTACTCCTCCAACTCCCGTTGCAGACATCAAGGAGCATGTGAAGCAGATAGAGAAGGCTGTGTCGGGCAAGGAGCCTCGCTTTGTGCTGAGGGCCCTGCGCGCCCTGCCCTCCACCAGCCGCCGCCTCAACCCCAACGTGATGCACAAGGCTGTGTCTGGCTTCTACACCTCCAACGCCGCTGGCAAAGAGTTCCTACTCAGCTTCCTAGAGGAGGTATGATGAGTGCAGATAGAAAAGACCGGTATTACTACTTCTATTGCTGAGAAACCTTGACTCTGAACTTTTACTCATTGCCTTTTTATTTCTGTCTCCTTTTGCCCACTTGACTCCTTTGGTCCCTTTCTGTCCGCTTCTGTCTTTCCTTTTCCCTCCTCTAcccacaccctctcccctccatctcttgcATCCATCCAGCCCATGGACACTGAGGGAGATGTCCAGTTCAGGCCCCGTACAGGGAAGGCAGCTGCCACTCCCCTGATCCCTGAGGCGGAGGCCTACCTGCAGCTGCTCCTGCTGGTTTATCTCACCAACAACAAACGCTACACAGAGGTGGGCTGACGGGagttcacactctctctctgtctatcgcaTGCCTCTGTCTATCGCTCTCATGCATGCACAGTACACGTTTATGTTGGATTGAGCTCTGAATTCTCTTTGGTATATACAATGCTCACCACACAGTAGTCCTTAGAAAGAAATGTCTGGATTAATTCCCGACTGCCTGTCTTTGTTGTTAGCTTCTCACTTTTCTCTCTGTAGGCCCGGAAAGTGTCAGATGAGCTCTTGCAGAAGATCGGACCTCAGAACCGGCGTGCTCTGGACCTGGTGGCCGCTAagtgttactactaccactcccGCGTCTACGAGTTCCTCAACCAGCTGGACACTGTGCGTAGGTAAGCCCACCAACACTTTCACtgactgtttttgtttttttctgacTTAAACACATAGTGGGGAAAGATGGCGGTTGTCTCAGAAGGCAGTAGGCCAGTTTGAACCTATGCAGGTTAAAATGTAATGCCTTCGATCGATTTTAAACTAAAATCCTTTCAGTTTCCTGCACACGCGCCTGAGGACGGCCACCTTGCGGCACGACGCCGACGGCCAGGCCACGCTGCTCAACCTGCTGCTGAGGAACTACCTGCAGTACAACCTGTACGACCAGGCTGAGAAGCTGGTGTCCAAGTCAGTCTTCCCTGAGCTGGCCAACAACAACGAGTGGGCCCGCTACCTCTACTACACAGGTGAGAGGGACTGGGAAGGAGAGGGACTGGGAAGGAGAGGGACTGGGAAGGAGAGGGACTGGGAAGGAGAGGGACTGGGAAGGAGAGGGACTGGGAAGGAGAGGGACTGGGAAGGAGAGGGACTGGGAAGGAGCCCTAAGCATACCCATTTCTGTTGTGATAAGGCGTCACCCGTGATAAAATTGTATACATTTTACTAGTAAGATATCAGAAGTTTAGTTTAATCACATTCAATTGAATTATGTTTATCGGGCCTCTACAGGTTTTCAAGTGACCATAAGAAACTGCCTCAGAATATGAATGAATTTGTAGTTGTGGCTTAGTTTGCTGCTTTTCCACTCTGATCATTCTCTCCTTCAACCCTCCAGGTCGTATCAAGGCCATCCAGCTGGAGTACACAGAGGCCAGGAGGACCCTGACCAACGCCCTGAGGAAGGCCCCCCAACACACAGCTGTGGGCTTCAAACAGACAGTTAGTACACCCAGCATGCAGTTGTGTGCAATTATTACATTTTGCGCAAACTTTTACGTTAGTCTTTtagcactcttatccagagcgacttacaggagcaattagggttaagaaccttgctcaagggcacaccgagagatttttcacctagtcgtcacagggatttgaaccagaacttttggttactggcccaatgctcttaaccactaggctaccttattAAAAAGGAGAAACTATTGTTAAGGTTTTAAAGTTGTCACTCAAATTTCCCATAGTGTGTTGCCTGACAATATATTGTCAatcaatcaaactttatttgtacAGCACATTTCTTACAAGGGATGATGCATTTCATATTTCTTTTAATAATATTTAgttttaaacatattttttttctttctcctcGTCATACACGAACAACAACTGAGacgcacacaatgactacatctcaTCTGCCAAGACCCACATGCTAATGCTATTTCAATCATTCAGGGGATGCATTTCTAAGTGCTTAACAAATAATATAGCCCACTGTATGCCACAAAATTCAGGTTGTTCACatcttctctctatccctatcaGGTTCACAAGTTGCTGATTGTGGTGGAGTTGTTGCTTGGGGAGATACCAGACAGGCTGCAGTTCCGCCAGGCTCCTCTGAAGAGATCACTAGCGCCCTACTTCCTGCTCACCCAGGGTAAATTGCCGGCAAGCTGGGTCATGAGAATGAGTCTTAAGCGCGAGTAAGATGTGAACCCTGGTCTCTGTTCCCACACAGCTGTCAGGACGGGTAACCTGGCCAAGTTCAACCAGGCCCTGGATCAGTTTGGAGAGAAGTTCCAGGCAGACGGCACCTATACCTTGATCATCCGCCTGCGACACAATGTCATCAAGACAGGTCAGTGACCAGGGCTCTCTTCGACATTCTCAGATGGCTTCCTCTTCTTTTTAACAGTTTTTGGTCATGGCTCTTCATTTTTAACATGTGAATGACTTGTTGATAGTTAACACCACCTCTCCCTGTAGGTGTGCGTATGATCAGCCTGTCATACTCACGTATATCCCTGGCAGACATCGCTCAGAAGCTCCAGCTGGACAGTCCAGAGGATGCTGAGTTCATAGTGGCCAAGGTAACATGATATACTACAGCCATACTCAGTTGGTGGACCGTGATCTGAGCCCAGATTGGGGTCAATATGGTCTAggggggcgtggatcagaaaaccagtcggtatctggtgtgaccaccatttgcctcgtgCAGCGTGTCAGATCTCCTTCACATagggttgatcaggctgttgattggaatgttttcccactcctcttcaatggctgtgtgaagttgctgg contains the following coding sequences:
- the LOC135553951 gene encoding 26S proteasome non-ATPase regulatory subunit 3-like, which codes for MKETTAKRREKPKDSKAEKQKDAGPEPQDVEMPEEDSATAEKKPKELDTLTLEDIKEHVKQIEKAVSGKEPRFVLRALRALPSTSRRLNPNVMHKAVSGFYTSNAAGKEFLLSFLEEPMDTEGDVQFRPRTGKAAATPLIPEAEAYLQLLLLVYLTNNKRYTEARKVSDELLQKIGPQNRRALDLVAAKCYYYHSRVYEFLNQLDTVRSFLHTRLRTATLRHDADGQATLLNLLLRNYLQYNLYDQAEKLVSKSVFPELANNNEWARYLYYTGRIKAIQLEYTEARRTLTNALRKAPQHTAVGFKQTVHKLLIVVELLLGEIPDRLQFRQAPLKRSLAPYFLLTQAVRTGNLAKFNQALDQFGEKFQADGTYTLIIRLRHNVIKTGVRMISLSYSRISLADIAQKLQLDSPEDAEFIVAKAIRDGVIEASINHEKGYVQSKETMDIYGTREPQLAFHQRISFCLDIHNMSVKAMRFPPKAYNKDLESAEERREREQQDLEFAKEMAEDDDDSFP